A genome region from Magnolia sinica isolate HGM2019 chromosome 8, MsV1, whole genome shotgun sequence includes the following:
- the LOC131253167 gene encoding uncharacterized protein LOC131253167 isoform X1, giving the protein MGTFTLCRVIKRNDLGQRTIYLQGESKSKRSISSSMDDLTPRFSTNVLRTSEESASQARTMLNGSTDSTLISSSSEVSTGIELQPTMTEIDQTSPLFLSYLASDTLKLMSDGEILHAASFHELLDTSREFQDLVNAHKGTVGSERLAEVVSPSRCETAKREIKKASTVKQQKTDNSPAVDQLIKEEERETGDTGLKPYLTIPESEQRLLVFLLGRPMPSHVCGWTDYTKLLDGCYQITQTQEENAASLIFK; this is encoded by the exons ATG ggAACTTTCACTTTATGCCGGGTCATCAAGAGAAATGATCTAGGACAGAGAACCATCTATCTTCAGGgagaatccaaatccaagaggAGCATTTCTTCTTCCATGGATGACCTCACTCCAAGATTCTCAACAAATGTCTTAAGAACCTCTGAAGAAAGTGCATCTCAAGCAAGAACTATGTTAAATGGAAGTACTGATTCAACACTGATCAGTTCAAGTTCTGAAGTTAGTACTGGGATAGAGCTACAGCCAACCATGACCGAGATTGATCAAACAAGCCCCTTGTTCTTGAGCTATCTAGCTTCAGACACTCTGAAG TTAATGTCAGATGGAGAGATCCTGCATGCTGCTTCTTTTCACGAGTTACTGGACACAAGTAGAGAATTTCAAGACCTGGTCAATGCACACAAAGGCACTGTTGGTTCTGAAAGGCTCGCTGAGGTCGTTTCTCCCTCGAGATGTGAAACTGCCAAAAGAGAGATTAAGAAAGCGTCTACTGTGAAACAACAGAAAACAGATAATTCACCAGCAGTAGATCAGCTAAttaaagaagaggagagagaaactGGAGATACTGGTCTGAAGCCATACTTAACAATACCTGAATCAGAGCAAAGGCTACTTGTATTTCTCCTTGGCAGGCCTATGCCATCTCATGTTTGTGGCTGGACAGATTACACAAAACTCTTGGATGGCTGCTATCAAATCACACAAACTCAGGAAGAAAATGCCGCCTCTCTTATATTTAAATAG
- the LOC131253167 gene encoding uncharacterized protein LOC131253167 isoform X2 — protein sequence MDDLTPRFSTNVLRTSEESASQARTMLNGSTDSTLISSSSEVSTGIELQPTMTEIDQTSPLFLSYLASDTLKLMSDGEILHAASFHELLDTSREFQDLVNAHKGTVGSERLAEVVSPSRCETAKREIKKASTVKQQKTDNSPAVDQLIKEEERETGDTGLKPYLTIPESEQRLLVFLLGRPMPSHVCGWTDYTKLLDGCYQITQTQEENAASLIFK from the exons ATGGATGACCTCACTCCAAGATTCTCAACAAATGTCTTAAGAACCTCTGAAGAAAGTGCATCTCAAGCAAGAACTATGTTAAATGGAAGTACTGATTCAACACTGATCAGTTCAAGTTCTGAAGTTAGTACTGGGATAGAGCTACAGCCAACCATGACCGAGATTGATCAAACAAGCCCCTTGTTCTTGAGCTATCTAGCTTCAGACACTCTGAAG TTAATGTCAGATGGAGAGATCCTGCATGCTGCTTCTTTTCACGAGTTACTGGACACAAGTAGAGAATTTCAAGACCTGGTCAATGCACACAAAGGCACTGTTGGTTCTGAAAGGCTCGCTGAGGTCGTTTCTCCCTCGAGATGTGAAACTGCCAAAAGAGAGATTAAGAAAGCGTCTACTGTGAAACAACAGAAAACAGATAATTCACCAGCAGTAGATCAGCTAAttaaagaagaggagagagaaactGGAGATACTGGTCTGAAGCCATACTTAACAATACCTGAATCAGAGCAAAGGCTACTTGTATTTCTCCTTGGCAGGCCTATGCCATCTCATGTTTGTGGCTGGACAGATTACACAAAACTCTTGGATGGCTGCTATCAAATCACACAAACTCAGGAAGAAAATGCCGCCTCTCTTATATTTAAATAG